From the Asterias amurensis chromosome 1, ASM3211899v1 genome, the window gtgttcccattggacttgtttttgttaaagtacaGCGACTTTTCTgtaaaatgacaaaattaaatccaatggagacgcatggtaaactgacctccctgtcaacttaccATGACCGTGATTTAAAACTAACAGGCCGAAAGAGGTCGCGGAAGACTTTCGCGCAGCCACGGTAACTTAACAGGGCCActaaaaagtccaatgggaacaacTGTACTTGCTATGCAAACGTCGCAGAGTATAAGTCCAGGTGGGAATGTACGGTAGAATTTCACAAAAGCCAGTCACGGTAACTTTCCACGTGGAAGCGTATGAAAAAGTCCAATGGAACACGGCTAACGTCTGAATTCCAGATTCTATATGGTTCcagaaaaatgttttacttgagCTGACTTGCAGCATTTTGTATACCAGCATACATGGTGCCATGTGAAGGGAAAAGATCACTTCAAATCGTAGCTTTAAAAACCTTACAGGATAAATGATGGTAATGTTGGAGTGCcatttcgctcgtccccagcacCTTTCCTTAACCacaggcgctgggatgggcaaacgtatcaagcACACTCATTGGTCTATCCAGAAAATgctcagtcccatcatgcatcacactgcACCATAGAAATACACTGCACGCATGATGTACTTCCTAGGCCCATCCCAgtggtcctggatagactggccgctggggccgagcaaAGAGTGCCATGTGCATCACTGACTGACAGATTTGTtcgcttttattattattattaaaataaagtacttatttcaatgaaattttcaggtaGTTGAGGTTTTTTAATCATATTTTGATAGTTATTAGATGATGGTCTATAAAATCAATCAATGCAAACATTGTATATGCTGCATTTGATTAAAACTCTTTGAAGGGATGCATTCGACACTATGCAGTAGGACTATTTTTTGGCATTGTGTTTTATAGAAACCCAATTTTCCAGTCGCCCCTGAATTTGTGAGACCATTACGTTAGTTTAAtgataacataataataatataatattaagtttttatatagcgtttTTTCACTTCTGAAGggtgtcccaaagcgcttccaGCTATTACCTCTGGTCACTGgaccttaaatcattccttaaaccatctcagtgccctggggagtatacaacctgtgtgcaatatatgcgctactcggctaaatcaatcacaagaaccatctctgccctcacaggtacccatttacccctgggtggagagaagcaattatagttcagtgtcttgctcagggacacttgtgtcacaaccgggattcaaacccacactctgctgaacagaagcatcagagcttgaattcggtgctcttatccgctcggccacgacaccccaataTGAGTGTCAGTTTGGCAAAATTCATAATTGTTTACAAGTAAACCAGAAATGGaggaaaagtttttttttacttgactgTATTTACTCATATTTCATGGCTTAATTTGACTATCCCAACAAAATTATATAAGTTTTTAGccataaaatatgtaaaaacTAAAGTATTTGAAGATACAGAATCGTGTCGCACATGGTTGGGACAAACTTGGTCCCAGAAGTTCAAGTAAGCATAAGACTTAATGTCAATTATCTTGAAAAGATAACAGTTCTGAAAAGTGACAGGGTCTCATTGTAAGGGCACTTACTTAGACAAGCAATCGCAAAGTCGGTGcaaaaggttttatactattcAATTCTAGCTCAAAACTGTGAAGATGCAGTTTTCGTTGTGTAATTTTGTATACAATGCAGCCTCAGGATTTGTCTTCTACACAGTTGGGTATAACATTACATGTTTGAGTATTTATAGTTCAACTGATATAACACCATTGTACATTGATATTTATAGTTATACTTTAGTTTCTTATATGGAAGCTTAATGCGATTTTCATTAGCTTTGATTTCCTATCTCTGTTTGTGTTATTGCAGAATTGCTTCCAACCAAAATGCTATGTCTTGTATGGTATTGGTTTGTCACAAATGTTTGATCAgcaatttcttaaaggcaccggacactattggcagttactcaaaacaattgttagcatacaaacttacttggtaacgagcaatggagagctgttgatagtataacactttgtgagaaacggcgtgAGAAAGAATGtattttctcacttaaataatagaATACGTCAGcttacttcagctgaagccctATATTAagtgtctgaaagcacacaacgtaatgcaacaaggttttttcttctttcattattttcttgcaaatttgatgaccaattgagtccaagtttccacatgtttgttttttatgcatattttggtttacaccaagtgagaatactggtctttgacaatccagtagtgtccagtgcctttaaagcgttGGACATTAAAAACACAGAAGCCCTAACCAGGGTGTAAATGAATACATGTATTATTAATTGTAgtcatttaatatttataagaGCTTTACAAATACATTGGGGGAATATGTTTTTAGGGGGTTTCAAGTTGTTATAACCATATAAAAAGCTGTTACATTCCCGATGAATTTTACTAACAAGTGTTCTGGAAAATTCGTTTACTACATGCAGTACTTTGTCTTTTCACATGTTTATAGAGTTTTTGAATTTTGTAATGAAAATATTCAATGCATTTTATGTAACCAATTAAACCCCCCAAAATTAAAACATATTGTggctttttttttgcaaaaacttGTGGTCACCACTCTTGGCCTATATAGGACAAGCGCTTCATCTTTAATAGCCAACTCACTGTAATCGAAGAATGCATGTGCACCATGCACTGTAGAAATCATTCCCAGCTTGACTGTAATATGCTGGACAAAAGCATGGAATTCCCTGCTCCCGTCTGGTCGATTATTTGCTTAAGAGCCATTAAATTTGACCAGGTTACTTTCTTTGCAACCCCCTACCCATTTCATAGATCCCTGCTAAGTTTGTTTCCTGATTGAAGAATTGCATTAAACACATTGATCTGCATGAacacagggccaaatttctaAAATACAagatgttaagcagaaaatactgcttgcaAATTGcacaaattgagtggggcaccagtcacactaatgttttggatggtaacctgtttctgtaaGCAACACTTTTCTGTGCTTCTCTAGCAAGTTTTATGGTTACAGGCCTTATGGAATTTAGCCCAGAATGGATAGGACAACTGCACCAAGCCTcatgggaagggggggggggtattaacTTTACAGCAGTTTTAAAGGAGATCAACGATTGAAGCCCAAACCATTGATGTTGTGTAAAGCCACGTAAAAAATAACAGTGCTTGTACAAATGTAAGTCTGCCATTGTGGTAACTCAATGCCGCTTAGTGTTGCGCTGCCGCAGTGGAATTATAgcccccgcccccgccccccacTTTTTTGAACAGGGTGGTCCacatagacccccccccccccaatttgcTAAGCCTGTGATAAAACTGCTGATCTGCTGATTACTTGAATAGCAAACAAAAATGTGAGAAGTgatattttctcacaaaatagcATAGGCTCTACATAGCACACTTATGTCTTCGAGAATAATATTATCATGAGCCTGTTTTTTCCCCACATAGATAGGCCTAATGTGTGGAAATTTATCCAGTTTTCTTTTATGTCGCCGACGTGCACAAATAATCGAACACGAAACTTTAACGCGCGCGGTTTTAAAATTCTGCAGTTTGCCATGTGCCGGCAAAGAAAAACACATACCGTGAACGACGGCGGACATCTGCAGTTTTGTTTGAGTAAGTATATACCAGCAAAAATAGTAAATTGAGTAACATAATGAATGATCATTCAACTAGGCCACAATATACAAGCCTGAATTACGATGAAATTCTGGATCTGCATATAGGCCGTCTGTCGCATTGACAGTTTGTGCCCATACTCGGCCCCAACACTTAATTACAAAGATTGGCCCATATTTTTAACACAATGCTATTAATCTAGAGAAAGCCACTCGCGGCAAACTGCGCTAATATTTAGTTGGCCGCAccgtttttaaagaaaaactataTTGAGGACAAACTTCAAAAGTAAGAAAAATACCGTCCTGTTCATTGCAAACATCTGGAAATCAGATAAAAGTTTGAAAAGTATTCGTCACTGACCATTTGCGCAATAATTTTTTAACTGAAAAAAACTCTCAATTTTGGATCACCCAAGGACGTCCTTTCTCTGCTGTCTGTAATTGATGGTCTTAGTGGAACTCAAGTGTATTTCTTACTATAtgataagggaatcaatgtgtggtgaataGGTTTACACTAGTGGTTTAGTCCCAACGAGGccttgttcttgataattttaccgagacgaagtcgaggtaatatcaagaaccaggcctcggcgggtttaaaccactagttgaaaaccgattcaacacactttgattcccattcataaataccttttcggtcaaaaaacatcaacacttttggtcaaaaagtacaataaatgcaaaactgttcaatgatttctttcaacacaacacccctccagctatgaaatggtaaggcccagtcaaggccctcggtgaacaactccttataagggaacgttgtgcgcgtcgcgcgtatcgcgtgatatggcacaactgtttcagccgttgctcttgaccaataggaatgaagaaactgtcttaaaaaacaggtgcaagctcgcgtgtcacgtccatgtttcaacacttttaccggtcataaacaaaggtttatacacacccacgtgacgcgctctccaccaaaagggatagcgaaactgtccgagcatggaggaaggtatttatgaatcataTCCAGTGCAAAGGCCAactacaaaaatgtacaagggcAATGCACCAGCTGTTTACAACGGCCTTCAATTTGCGCACAGCCTTTGTTTGTATACGCTAGCTGTGTGTCCTTTGTTCACAAACAAAAGCGGTCAAAGGCCATTTATTGCTGCTACCTTGGGAACCAGGAAATCGTCCAATAGAATTCTTGTATGGGAACAATGGCGCTCTATTCGAACTCGCCCAAACAAGATTAAAACGGATTCCGTTACATGGAAGTTAGATTGACTTGTGTGGTCTGCAATTTAGAGTTGCTCTTTTTTGATTATTCGTGACACTAACTTTGTAATTCTGACTGAATAGTTTGCACCTCAATCATGAACCGCTACACGCCAGTTGAGAGAATTTGCAGCGGGTTTTTCGGCCCCGATCACCGGGTAATGGAACGCCGTGGGCCCGGTAAGAAAGAGCGTCGGATGAAGCTCGTCCCGTGTGGTAGCAGAGAGTTTGCTATGAGAGCCCTCGGTGTGTACAAGGAAAACATCGTTTTCATGCTCAAACATGAGAACATTATGAAGGTGAAAGAGGCTTTCCTTCACAAACAACAAGGTACAGTGTACTTGTGTAGTGTCTGGAAGAAATATGACAGTCAAACTTTGAATGAATTTCTGATACATAAGCACAAGGGAATGACAGATGATTCGTATAAATCGCTTTTCGTGCAGCTTGCTACTGGGTTGTCTTTCCTACACTCCAACGGTGTGGCTCACAATGCCCTCACACCATTCAGTGTGGTCATGACGGAATACCACAACGGGGATGGGGTGGCTAAGTTGACAGACTACGGACTATCTCAGCTTTGTCTCAAAGCTGAGGGTGACAAGTATGCCATGGAAGAGGGCAGGTCTAAAAGCTTAACATACGCTCTACCCCCAGAGGCCTACAATCCGAACTGGGCACGAGAATTTGACAAACCATCAAAGCCAGCCGATATTTTTATGCTTGGAATGTTATTCAATGCCGCAGCCGACCACTCCTTTCTCCACCAAACTGATAAGACAAAAGAACCACACCTTGAAGTAATGGCAACATATTTGCCATTTCCCGGTTATGGACAGGTCCCAGTTGGTAAATTCATGCACAACAACCCAAGCGTGGACTTGGACCACCAACTTTTCCGCGGTGTGAGCCCTGATCTTAGACGCCTTCTTCGCAGGATGGCTCTGCTGGAGCCAGAGAGTCGTCCTGCACCGACAGGAGTACTGCAGATGCTGAACGCCTGCAAGACGCTTCAGAAACCTCGCTCCATCCTCACCACACCCACAGAGAGAGACGACAACGCCCCCTTCAAGATGCCTCTTGCACCTTTGAACTCAAACCGAAAGCGGAGGAGTTCATCCATTCGTTATGATCCTATGTCAAGCAATAAAGCAAAGAAGAACACAATGACAGCACCAGCTAGTGAGTGGGAGAAGTCATCTTCACAAGCAACCTCTGGGCTTATAAGACGGGCTTCCGTACGTCTGTCACAGAGAGCAAGAAGCGTCAGTGACTATCTGAACCAGAAAAAGTCATTTAAAATCACTGACTGATAGGATTGCCTGCAGAAAGCCATAGGTCTACAAGTGGAAAGTGTGCCAACCGAGAATCatctttttatattttcttgtaattttaaaagcctttttgtatttaatagatgttaaatttgcatcgggataaagattggtttttacccatagttagtatgacactgctctagaattgcaaaaggtcgtgggtttgaatcccacccgagtaatatggcTGTGATTTTAATCACAGAACTTTggcaagtactgagtatacagtgctattaacacacataggtgtatATGGATTCAGACCAATATATCCTTTTTGCATTGTTTGTTACCCTTTGAAGACAAAAta encodes:
- the LOC139944253 gene encoding membrane-associated tyrosine- and threonine-specific cdc2-inhibitory kinase wee-1.3-like, which produces MNRYTPVERICSGFFGPDHRVMERRGPGKKERRMKLVPCGSREFAMRALGVYKENIVFMLKHENIMKVKEAFLHKQQGTVYLCSVWKKYDSQTLNEFLIHKHKGMTDDSYKSLFVQLATGLSFLHSNGVAHNALTPFSVVMTEYHNGDGVAKLTDYGLSQLCLKAEGDKYAMEEGRSKSLTYALPPEAYNPNWAREFDKPSKPADIFMLGMLFNAAADHSFLHQTDKTKEPHLEVMATYLPFPGYGQVPVGKFMHNNPSVDLDHQLFRGVSPDLRRLLRRMALLEPESRPAPTGVLQMLNACKTLQKPRSILTTPTERDDNAPFKMPLAPLNSNRKRRSSSIRYDPMSSNKAKKNTMTAPASEWEKSSSQATSGLIRRASVRLSQRARSVSDYLNQKKSFKITD